One segment of Laspinema palackyanum D2c DNA contains the following:
- a CDS encoding glycosyltransferase family 4 protein translates to MRIAQVAPLWERVPPPAYGGIELVVGLLTDELVRRGHEVTLFATGDSITLANLESVHPRAIRTDPTVKEYGIYEMLQLSQVYERADEFDIIHSHTGASALSYANLVKTPTVHTLHGIFTRDNEKLFTYARNQHYVSISNAQREPRLGLNCVDTVYNGIDPTIYEFRSQPETPPYLAFLGRLSPEKGPHLAIEIAKRSGWRLKMAGKVDQVDREFFEREIAPQIDGEQIQYLGEANHAQKCELLGGAVATLFPITWREPFGLVMIESMATGTPVIAMEMGSTPEVIAHGKTGFLCQTVEECIASIDQAAALNRYDCRDRVLSHFSVARMTEGYEAVYQQIMAERFTKNGKVFSSRLSVA, encoded by the coding sequence ATGCGGATCGCCCAAGTCGCGCCATTGTGGGAACGAGTCCCCCCTCCGGCTTATGGTGGTATAGAATTGGTCGTGGGTTTACTCACCGACGAATTGGTTCGCCGAGGACATGAAGTCACTTTATTTGCCACCGGAGATTCTATCACCTTAGCAAACCTAGAATCCGTTCACCCCAGAGCAATTCGTACAGACCCGACGGTGAAGGAGTATGGCATTTATGAAATGCTCCAACTGAGTCAGGTGTACGAACGAGCCGATGAATTTGATATTATTCACTCACATACGGGGGCGAGTGCGCTCTCTTACGCTAATCTGGTGAAAACCCCGACGGTGCATACCCTGCATGGGATTTTCACTCGGGATAATGAAAAGCTATTTACTTATGCTCGGAATCAACATTATGTGAGCATTTCTAACGCACAACGAGAGCCACGATTAGGGCTCAACTGTGTGGACACGGTTTATAATGGCATTGACCCCACAATTTATGAGTTTCGATCGCAACCGGAAACTCCCCCCTACCTGGCGTTTTTAGGCAGACTCTCCCCAGAAAAAGGTCCTCATTTGGCGATCGAGATTGCCAAGCGTTCCGGTTGGCGCTTAAAGATGGCGGGGAAAGTGGATCAGGTCGATCGCGAGTTTTTTGAGCGGGAAATTGCACCCCAGATTGACGGCGAGCAGATCCAATATTTAGGGGAAGCCAACCACGCTCAGAAATGTGAGTTACTCGGGGGTGCGGTAGCAACGTTATTCCCGATTACCTGGCGCGAACCCTTTGGGTTAGTGATGATTGAATCAATGGCGACGGGAACCCCCGTGATTGCGATGGAAATGGGGTCAACGCCGGAAGTGATTGCTCATGGGAAAACCGGCTTTTTGTGCCAAACAGTGGAAGAGTGCATCGCGTCAATTGATCAAGCAGCAGCATTGAACCGTTACGACTGTCGCGATCGCGTCCTGTCCCATTTCAGCGTAGCCCGCATGACAGAAGGGTATGAAGCCGTGTATCAGCAAATCATGGCAGAACGCTTCACCAAAAATGGTAAGGTCTTCAGTAGTCGTCTGAGTGTGGCCTAA